The genomic interval GAGCTCTTCAGTATATATAATGCCTTGGAAATTGTTTTGTCGTGAATTTATTGCAAAAATACAGAAAGGTAAAATATCAAAATTCCTCTAtggttttaaaagttttttttttcatattttctctGTTGGATTGTTTCATATTCTATATACGTTTCTATAATATATGGTTAAATCAAATCATGAATTTCAGGGATTGTCAGCAACAGTTTTACTAAATAATATTATCTCTTGTCTATCACAGTGTAAAAGTGACCTTGCTACAATACACAGGTGGAAATCTCCTTCTTATTTTccttcttaatttttttaagaaaaagagACTTTTCAGTTAGCAGCTCAGGTCCAGGAGAGTATCCGTAGTCAGAATTCAGTACAATATAATAAAGTTATAATAAGGTTTTGAAGGAAATGATGGCAGCGATGTATGCAGATTGCAGCATgaaacatgatgatgatgatgatctgtgTATGTGGATGGTGGTGTAGCACAACTGCGACACAGACAAGGCTAAAGTGAGTCATGTATAGTTCATTTCATGGTAtataatgtgctttttttagCTAATACATCTTTTAGTTGTATACCTTATAAATAGTTCATACAAAACAACGTTTGTATAACAATGCTTTGAAGTTTCTATCAATTAATACATCATCACTGGCTCACTAGGTCACTGACTAAGGATCACATCATAAGGACAAATAGTTACACTCTTCTGTGTTTAGAATGATTCATAGTCTCACTCTGTAttcataatcatttataatccctctctcagtgtttataatgatttaaaaacccACTCTGTGttcataatcatttataatcccactctcagtgtttataacaatatataatcccactcttagtatttataatgatttataatcccactctcttcgtttataatgatttataaagccactctcagtgtttataattatttaaaaacccATTCTCAgtattaataatgatttataaatccACTCTCAgtattaataatgatttataatcccactctcagtgtttataatgatttataatcccactttctggtgtttataataatttataatccccttctcaatgtttataatgatttataaatccCATTATccatgtttttaatgatttttaatccCACTTTCCCTTGTCACCCAGATAAGAAAGAGGTTCTGAAttcggttcctctcaaggtttcttcctcatattgtctcagTGAGTCTGTCCTTACCACCAAGTGAAGTTCTCATCAAAATATCTAGTATAATACTAATGAACTATAGTAACTAATTAGTAATGAGTCATTGTGAACATTTAGTATGTAAAGTAGTTAGAAACTGTCTAGTTTATAACTACTGCCTACTGTATCAGTTAAAGTTCTGTACCAatgttctaaacacacacagcatggtTGGATGTTGCACAGCTGATTTGATGCCACCAACTTTAAGATAATGCAACTTTTGGCCAAAGCTGAGTCCCTCCCTCTCCTGTGTaactttgtctctctttgtacAGAGGATCAGCATAATGAGGACGCTGGAATCAGATCACTGAGCTGAAAAAAGTCACAGTAAGAATCATGAATATTCATCCTTACATATGGCTCTGATCAGCAGCTCTGCTTCTGCCTCTTACTTATGTGAAGGCGCTAATTGGAAATGCCTAATTTGACAGGAGGCGGCTGTTGTTGTCAAAAGCAACAACCTTCATGAAAGTCTTCAGGAAAGCAACAGTGATCTAAAGGATGGGGCAACATTAGCATATGGCATTGAAATCATGTAGAGCgaggacaaaaataaattcattaatgaaCATAAAGCAAGGGCGAGGATCAGGGGAGACGGGTAACCTTAATGTGAGGAAACCACTTTACAGAAGTCTTGAATAAAAGTCAGTGATCATCAGGAGCTTTTCTTTACCATTAAAACTTTTTATCATTATTCCCTTAcgcaacaaaaatatatttctcaatATATTACGTGACAATATATTTCATGTGTCTCCATATATTGTggcatttacatatatatcataatataactaataatatatctatactataatatatcataatattactaataatatattatatatgtaagtGATATATTGCTATATATCGGAAAATACTGCAATTATTGCCATTTTCAtatattgaataaatacataatatactatttaatatattgttatgtatattgaaatatgtcccaaaatatatgaaattatatattgagccattgtatatgtatgtaaatatatatgtaaaattatatGTGATAATATACCTCAATGTACATGATAATATAATCAGATTTATATAGGAACATATATCTTAATAGATCTTAATCCCTCAGTGGAAAAAACAGGACAATCCTTTAGTGCAGTGTTATGGATCCCGCATGCTAACTTATCAAGACCCACTCTGATTGGCCAGCCTTGGCCAGTCCTTCAGTTGTCCATTGACTTTTTCTTCTCCTGGTGTCTTAACTCACAGATCCTTATTTTTATGGCCGTTTGTATATCTGGAATCTTCGCCCCTGGGTGTTGCTGAACAACTGcatctgtaaaagaaaataaaataagaaagacATCCATAATGTTGATTGTTGCAAAAGATGAGGTGGATCCTAAAACTGGTAGTATTTTTCTTCTATGCCTAGTCCTTGCTCTTCAGGGGGTTACCTGTAAATAGTTCAGTCTGAAATCAGAATTGGCATCTCAAGGAACCAAGGAAGGAGTTGGAAGGTTCTCCAAGGGGATTTTAGAGCAAGGAGGTTATACTACTATATCCACTTTGTTTTCCAGGAAGTACTGTGGTCAGTGAAAGCAACTGTAGCTACTTTGCCGTAGCGAAGCGTATGCCTATGGGAGGTAAATTGGTGCTGGTGCTGGGATTTTAAAGCTGCTACAGGGGATCTATTTTAAtgctaaaaaatgtttgttgtatTCTGACTAGATAGAGAAATCgctttatatttaaaagaatATCAAAGCTGTTAAAGCTTTTTATTCGTCCATCTGTTTCGCTATTAGTTGTGTACATTTCAGTCCTAAAGTGTTTGTTACTCTTTACCATTTACAATAACTTTGCAAAATATATTaatccattaaaaataaattcttattgtCTTACTGAGTAAAGCTGTAAGCTTCTTGGGGTCCAGAGGCTGGCGTATCTCTGCAGATGGATCGACCTTGTTGACCCCTCCCGTCAGGTTGGACTTCAGTAGGACATCAGTGCTGAACAGGCCCAGCAGGAGGGTGCAGGCCATTCCTTTCGCTGTAGGTTGTGCTTCTGCAGTCTCCCAACAATGGGCAAACACTCTGGTGGAGTCATCATTCTCTAGTGGCACCTAATTAATTATAAGAAGGAAAGACAAACCagaataaaagcaaataaaatcacCACAGAATGTTTTATGCTTTTAATTGACCATTACAAAAATGTACTTACTGATGTTGGTTTGGGAGATGTGGGTTGAGGAGGTGATGGTAGAGCCTCATATTCGGTTTCATCACCATTGCTTGAGCTCTCTGTGATCTTGTCCGAACTGAGGGTCCTCACAGCTGCTAAGAGTGATGGAATTTCTGGAAAATATGGCCCACCAAATTTACCACAACAGGACTCCAAACAAATTGTAAATACAtaacatgtaaaaaacaaaatacacctcTGCTCATTTTTTTGGTGTCTCAAAGTGTAGCAAAATGTGTTAGTAAGGGGTTCTGAAAGCATTACAGCGTTTCTGCCAGACCAATTTTGCCTCAGTAGCACTACAGTGTTTAGCCATAGGCTAATTTTTTCCTACAGGAAACCCTATACTACATCAGTAGATATCCCCTAAAAATGTAGTCACAGATACATCTCTAACAATAACACCAAAAATAAGGAGACGTGATTTATTCAATCTGAAAGAATCACTATTTTAATCTACAAGAGATAGTTGCCTTTGACTGCCATTTTGCACAGCCTGGTGTTCTCCTTATGTAAAGCCTTGACCTGGGTCTCAAGATCTTTACTGGCTGCAGAAGATCCTACACTCTGCTGGTCCTGCAGTGTTTCATTCTCTTCCCTGAGGGCCCTGATATCCTCCTCAAGTGCCTCTAAAGCAGTCCCCACTGGGCTGTGGTTAGGTTCTTCTTGGGGACAACAGCTCTTGCAGCTATGAGTCTGTAGTTTTTCTAATgggtaaaaatgataaaatcaatTATGTAtgaaacaatacacacaaacgtTAGGAAAATTAAACCAAAAACTGGTTAAAACGAGTCATTAAGTTTAATAGGTTCCATGGCTAGGCTCTGTTTAAATTTATAGCTGTAGTACTAtagttcctttttttatttatttttatttttttaagttgccAGGAACGTTCTTGTACAACCCAGCAGCGctaacaaatacagacacacaaacacctatgGGCAATTTAGAGTCACCAATTAACCTAACATGCATGCAACCTTTCGCCTGTGGGATGAAACCAGAGTAAAGTCCACACAGAAAGGCCCCAGCCTGCCAGCGGGTTTGAACCCAGAACCCTCCCAGCAAGCAATAGCCATCATTTCACTGTCTAGGTTAACTATAGACCCAATATAGTCCGGCAATGATTAACACTTCTAGGCAAAATAACCTTGAATTTGGTTACATGTCGCTTCTGCCAAAATAACTTGCGAGATGATTCCATAATGTATGTTGCGTCTTTTAAACGCAAAATTGCTTGCTGGGCTCTTGCCGTGAggcaaaagtgctaaccactgtcataaatgtacaaatatatacagacagaaatgtaaaaatatattatcaaAATAGCTCTAATGAAAAGAACCCTATTACCTTTTTTGCAACTTTTTCTACCTCCTGTGTGTCAAGGTAAAGTTTGTTGGGtaccctctttctcttcttgctTTTTAGTAGGTCCTCTTGCAAGAGTTTATGCTCAGCAGTCATAAGCGTAGACTCCTTTTCTGTTAGTAAGAAATAGTAGCAAGACAGAATTTAATGTCTAGAAACAAAACTATGTGGCTTACGTTATcaaatactgtattttactgtattatttaattttgtgctgtttttgcagttttttgtattgttttcccCCTGCTTTTTATAAGTTTAGTCTGTTCATTTTAACACGTTAAATTTTACTGCCATACACAGCCGCTTATCTGATTTTCACTGTGCAATGTTATTGGCTGACAATGTTGACAGTTAAGTATTCTTATTAACCCAAATCTTAGCTGACAATCTTCAATTTAGGACTTTGGTAAGTGTAAATTTAGGTAagtgtttaattaatgttttacttctaaataaaaattcatactCATGTGACTAATGGCCCTTAAGCTAGCTAAAAGTTCAAATGAAGCGTCGTGACGGCCGTTAGCTAGCTCGTCACTGTCCCGAAGCTAATAGCCTACAGCGAACATTACTTGGCCAATAATGCAAAAACCTCAACAGGATAATTGCTATCAATAATGTTGCATGACTAaccaagtaaaaaaatatataaaaaaaagcactgtacTTGCCTGCCAACTGCAAAATGTGTGCTGTTTCAACCGTCCACCCATTAGTAGGCCTCTTGCCACCGATGCTGCGGCACTCGATAAGATACTCCTGTTTAGAGTTTTCAGGAGCGAAGTCTGCGATCCAATTTACGGGGACTATACTGAGAGCATCTTTATCCTTCCCCTTTGACCAGCTCACTAgcgcaaactttttttttcttttctcaccgCTGAGGCACGTGCGCACTCAGAGTAGCGGTGGGCGCTTGTGTCCCGTGCTGCCGGTACGCTGCCGGTACGCTGCCGGTTCGCGCGTGGTGCAAAGGTGCGCAAGCGTTTGATTGTGCAGTGTCGTAAACAGGATTATCATCTGCGCATGCATAATGGACACATATTCA from Tachysurus vachellii isolate PV-2020 chromosome 1, HZAU_Pvac_v1, whole genome shotgun sequence carries:
- the LOC132852305 gene encoding uncharacterized protein LOC132852305, giving the protein MTFQSSTLQRGDDNPVYDTAQSNACAPLHHARTGSVPAAYRQHGTQAPTATLNFAPENSKQEYLIECRSIGGKRPTNGWTVETAHILQLAEKLQTHSCKSCCPQEEPNHSPVGTALEALEEDIRALREENETLQDQQSVGSSAASKDLETQVKALHKENTRLCKMAVKEIPSLLAAVRTLSSDKITESSSNGDETEYEALPSPPQPTSPKPTSVPLENDDSTRVFAHCWETAEAQPTAKGMACTLLLGLFSTDVLLKSNLTGGVNKVDPSAEIRQPLDPKKLTALLNAVVQQHPGAKIPDIQTAIKIRICELRHQEKKKSMDN